The Actinobacillus succinogenes 130Z region TTGAGTTAAAATATACACTTTCTAATAAGCTCTACATCAAATTGAGGATAATATGGCTTCATATACTACCACTGACTTCAAACCGGGTCTAAAATTTATGCAGGACGGCGAACCTTGCGTCATCATCGAAAACGAATTCGTTAAACCGGGTAAAGGTCAGGCATTCACTCGTACCCGTATTCGCAAATTAATTTCCGGTAAAGTATTGGATGTAAACTTCAAATCCGGTACTTCGGTTGAAGCGGCGGACGTTATGGATTTAAATCTGAACTATTCATACAAAGACGAAGCGTTCTGGTATTTCATGCATCCTGAAACTTTCGAACAATATTCTGCGGACGCCAAAGCGGTCGGCGAAGCGGAAAAATGGTTATTGGACCAAGCGGAATGTATCGTAACATTATGGAACGGTTCCCCGATTTCCGTTACTCCGCCAAACTTTGTGGAATTAGAAGTTGTAGATACCGACCCGGGTCTGAAAGGCGACACTGCCGGCACCGGAGGCAAACCGGCAACATTAAGCACCGGCGCAGTCGTCCGCGTTCCGCTTTTTATCCAAATCGGCGAAGTCATCAAAGTGGACACCCGCTCCGGCGAATACGTATCCCGTGTGAAATAATCAAAAGCTCCCATTCAATACCCGCTCTCAAGCGGGTATTTTAATATCCAAAACGCCCCAAAAACCGACCGCACTTTGTCACTAAAATCTCTTTTTCCCCGTTTTTGACGCCCTTTTTTATACGGGATTTTTAGAAAAGTTTCGGGTGCGTAGACATCCAAACTTTTCGTTAAAAAAATCTCGTATAAAAAAGGAAAAGCGGCAAAACCGGGGCGTGTTCTTTGGTTACTTTCTTGCACGAGCAAGAAAGTGACAAATCATTAATAGCTTTTCGTTATAAAATAGATCAAATAAATCTTTTTTTTCTATAACCGGCTATGCTAAAAATACACACCATATTAAACAGCCCCCTTCAAGGAGATTTTCACATGACAATTTATGCAGACAACTCATATTCCATCGGTCATACCCCGCTCGTGCGTTTACAACACTTCGGTCAAAACGGCAACATCGTTGTTAAAATCGAAGGACGCAACCCGAGCTTCAGCGTAAAATGCCGTATCGGTGCGAATATGGTTTGGCAGGCAGAAAAAGACGGGACATTGACTAAGGACAAAGAAATCGTTGACGCCACCAGCGGTAATACCGGGATTGCTTTAGCTTATGTCGCGGCGGCCCGCGGTTACAAAATAACCTTAACCATGCCGGAAACCATGAGTACCGAGCGTAAACGTTTATTACGCGGTTTAGGGGTTAATCTGGTGCTCACCGAAGGGGCGAAAGGTATGAAGGGCGCAATTACCAAAGCGGAAGAAATCGTAGCAAGCGATCCGAATCGTTATATCATGTTAAAGCAATTTGAAAACCCGGCAAATCCGGCTATTCACCAACAAACCACCGGACCTGAAATTTGGGAAGATACGGAAGGAAAAGTGGATGTCGTAGTCGCAGGCGTCGGCACCGGCGGTACGATTACCGGTATCACCCGCGCCATCAAATTAGGCAAAGGTAAACAAATCACAGCCGTTGCAGTGGAACCGGCGGAAAGCCCGGTGATTACACAAACCTTAAAAGGGGAAGAACTGAAACCCGGTCCGCACAAAATTCAAGGTATCGGTGCCGGCTTCATTCCTAAAAACCTGGATTTAAGTTTAATCGATCGCGTTGAAACCGTAACCAGTGACGATGCGATTGCCACAGCCCGCCGTTTAATGGCGGAAGAAGGCATTTTGGCAGGCATTTCGTCCGGCGCAGCCGTCGCAGCGGCGGAACGTCTGGCTAAATTACCGGAATTTGCCGACAAATTAATCGTAGTCATTTTACCTTCCGCGTCAGAACGTTACCTAAGCACGGCGTTATTCGAAGGTATCGACGCTTAATTTATCAGATTCTATAAGCGCATATACGAAAGCGCGGTCAAGTTTAAAAACATTTTAAAAATTGACCGCACTTTTTGCATTATGGTATTTTAACTACGCGCCGCTAAATGATGTTTTCGCACGCCTAACAACACCAGACACACGGCATAACTGACCGCCGCCAAAATAATCAGCCATGCCAGCCAATGCACGCGGGTGAGGAATTTCATAGCATGCCACACTTCCAGACTTGGACTGAAATGCCAAACCAATCCGCCCATTACGCCTGCCGCTGTCAAAACCTTTAAGAAAAAAACCGCACTTTGCTTACTGAAATGGTAAACATCCTGTTTTGCTAATCCGCGATAAAGCAAATAAGCATTCAAGGTCGCCGACATAGCGGATGCCATGGCTAATCCCACATAACTGAACGGAATCGCCAATAGATTAAACGCCATATTGCTCACCATGGCGATAATGCCGATTTTCACCGGCGTTTTCGTATCCTGACGGGCATAATAACCGTTCGCCAAAATTTTAATCAGCATAAAACTCAATAATCCGGTATTAATCGCCCACAGCGCATGTGAAGTCGCCTGTACGTCGCTCAGCATAAATTGCCCGCGCATAAACAGGGTTAACAGCATGGGCTGCGCCAATACGGCAATACCGGTAGCGGCAGGCACGCCCAACAATAAAATCATTCGCACGCCCCAATCCATGGTTTGACGAAAATCAGTTACGCCCTGCGCCGCATTATCCGTACAGTCGGCATGCTGACGTGCCAGTGTGGGTAAAATCACAGTGGAAATGGCGATGCCGAACAAGCCGAGAGGAAATTCCAGTAATCGGTCGGAATAATACAGCCAACTGATAGAACCCGTCATCAGGAAACTGGCAATAAATGTATCCAGCAAAAGATTGATTTGGCTGACGGACACCCCGAATAATGCGGGAATCATCAGTGTGCGGATTTTCTTCACGCCTTCATCGTTCCATGCCCATTTGGGTTTAACCAATAGCTTGGCCCGCTTCAGGAACGGCAGTTGAAATAAAAACTGCAATAACCCCCCGATAAAAATCCCGATGGCAAGGGCTAAATCCGGATTATCCATATGCGGAGCCAACAAAAGTGCGGTGGCAATCATGGCAATATTCAACAATACCGGTGAAAAGGACATCACGCCGAACTTACCCAAAGTATTCAGCACCGCACCGGATAGCGCCACAAATGTGATAAACCATAAATAAGGAAAAGTAATTTTCAGCAGCAGTGAAGCCTGAGTAAATTTATCGGCGTTAGGACCGTCATTCAGCCAATCCACGAACCACCCTGTCCCGAAAATAGCGGCGACTACCGGCGAACCGATCATTGCCAGTAATGTCACGACGGAAACCAATCCGCCCAGGGTCCCCGATACTTTAGCGATAAATTCC contains the following coding sequences:
- the murJ gene encoding murein biosynthesis integral membrane protein MurJ — translated: MSKRLLKSSLLVSIMTLLSRVLGLVRDVVIANIIGAGVAADVFLFANRIPNFLRRLFAEGAFSQAFVPVLAEYQKAGDVDKTREFIAKVSGTLGGLVSVVTLLAMIGSPVVAAIFGTGWFVDWLNDGPNADKFTQASLLLKITFPYLWFITFVALSGAVLNTLGKFGVMSFSPVLLNIAMIATALLLAPHMDNPDLALAIGIFIGGLLQFLFQLPFLKRAKLLVKPKWAWNDEGVKKIRTLMIPALFGVSVSQINLLLDTFIASFLMTGSISWLYYSDRLLEFPLGLFGIAISTVILPTLARQHADCTDNAAQGVTDFRQTMDWGVRMILLLGVPAATGIAVLAQPMLLTLFMRGQFMLSDVQATSHALWAINTGLLSFMLIKILANGYYARQDTKTPVKIGIIAMVSNMAFNLLAIPFSYVGLAMASAMSATLNAYLLYRGLAKQDVYHFSKQSAVFFLKVLTAAGVMGGLVWHFSPSLEVWHAMKFLTRVHWLAWLIILAAVSYAVCLVLLGVRKHHLAARS
- the efp gene encoding elongation factor P, whose amino-acid sequence is MASYTTTDFKPGLKFMQDGEPCVIIENEFVKPGKGQAFTRTRIRKLISGKVLDVNFKSGTSVEAADVMDLNLNYSYKDEAFWYFMHPETFEQYSADAKAVGEAEKWLLDQAECIVTLWNGSPISVTPPNFVELEVVDTDPGLKGDTAGTGGKPATLSTGAVVRVPLFIQIGEVIKVDTRSGEYVSRVK
- the cysK gene encoding cysteine synthase A, yielding MTIYADNSYSIGHTPLVRLQHFGQNGNIVVKIEGRNPSFSVKCRIGANMVWQAEKDGTLTKDKEIVDATSGNTGIALAYVAAARGYKITLTMPETMSTERKRLLRGLGVNLVLTEGAKGMKGAITKAEEIVASDPNRYIMLKQFENPANPAIHQQTTGPEIWEDTEGKVDVVVAGVGTGGTITGITRAIKLGKGKQITAVAVEPAESPVITQTLKGEELKPGPHKIQGIGAGFIPKNLDLSLIDRVETVTSDDAIATARRLMAEEGILAGISSGAAVAAAERLAKLPEFADKLIVVILPSASERYLSTALFEGIDA